A single genomic interval of Helianthus annuus cultivar XRQ/B chromosome 13, HanXRQr2.0-SUNRISE, whole genome shotgun sequence harbors:
- the LOC110898563 gene encoding cell wall integrity and stress response component 1, producing the protein MATSSRKSNSPVMPLTSAFNRSSSPYGRIGSYSSAFAADVNSSPFASSTSSSFYSSPVSSQVYSRSSSPTRVNLHGLAPVTSSSVKFSLASRSGSPNRSMAVSSREQVVRKQNAGNPLKNVPKKTCMCSPTTHPGSFRCSLHKRFNNNNQTVTYSPNRLNARRSAMTNSLVRIGTVEGGDLVKRALAALIRPSSHQQRRRTAFEPRPSRLSVMSKADDL; encoded by the coding sequence ATGGCGACATCTTCTAGAAAGTCAAACTCGCCGGTGATGCCGTTGACATCGGCGTTTAACCGGTCAAGTTCGCCGTACGGACGTATCGGAAGCTACTCATCGGCGTTCGCTGCTGACGTCAATTCATCGCCGTTTGCGTCATCAACGAGTTCGAGTTTCTACTCGTCTCCGGTTTCGAGTCAAGTCTACAGCCGTTCGTCATCTCCGACACGTGTGAACCTTCATGGACTCGCTCCGGTGACGTCATCATCGGTGAAGTTTTCGTTAGCAAGTAGATCTGGATCTCCGAATAGATCTATGGCGGTGAGTTCTAGAGAACAGGTTGTACGGAAGCAGAACGCTGGAAATCCGTTGAAGAATGTTCCGAAGAAGACATGTATGTGTTCGCCTACGACGCATCCTGGATCGTTCCGGTGTAGTTTGCACAAGAGGTTTAACAACAATAATCAAACGGTGACGTATTCGCCGAACAGGTTGAATGCTCGTAGATCTGCGATGACGAACTCGCTTGTGCGAATCGGAACCGTTGAAGGAGGAGATCTGGTTAAAAGAGCTTTAGCGGCGTTGATCCGTCCATCGTCGCATCAGCAGAGGCGGAGAACGGCGTTTGAGCCGAGACCGAGCCGGTTGTCAGTTATGTCCAAGGCCGATGACTTATGA